The genomic DNA TGTGCGTGACAGCATGGTGGGCATTGAAAATactaaatataaatataacattTCTGTAGTCATTTTTGGGACAGTTTCACTACATAGAAAATCCTGAAGTAACCCATGTCTGACAAGAGTGTCACTCTGAATGAAGGGGGACTCACCAAAGTTTGTAGGTGAGATCCTGCTGTGCGTCCAGGCGTTGCTCATCAGCTGGGGTACAAAATGACCTGAAAATCACGCCAAGATGTCAGATGACAAATAACGTTTTCCACATTCAAAGTGGTAAAATGCATTTGATGGTGTCAGCTTTCCATGTCATAAATCCAGGTGATCCACTATAATGACATAGAAAACCATTTTGTTGAAGGATCCAGTCATGTCCATTCATGTCAGGTGCTTACCAAATCTCTGGGCTTTCTGCCTTTCATCTGTCAAACAGTAGCAGGAGAaaaacagtcagacacacacatttgACAATCGATGCAAGGATTTCCATAACCACGGAGATAAACATGTCAGATAAGACACGCCAGATGTCTCCCGCTGCCCCTCTCCCAACCCACTGGGTCACATACCCTCGGTCAGCTTGTCGGCGATGAGGGGGCCCTCTGGCTCCTCGTCAGTCTCAGGTTTGGTGACCACCATGGAGGTAAGGGGGGTGACGAAGCTGTACTGCAGGGACATCTCCAGAGCCTGGGCAGTAGCATTTCTCTTCTCCTCCGCAGTACCAGTCTCTCTGTCAATAGAAACATAGGACGAATGGTGTTATTGCATTAGGTTAGGATTAGAGGTTAGGTTCGGTTTAACTTGGGTTAGGTTTGGTTTAACTTACACCACAGGGCAGAAAATAATGGAATATTTACGAACTGAGTTCCTTTAATATACCCAGCTCCATTCATTAGATCCCAAAGCTAAGCTCTCATCCACCAGTGAGTTTTAGGCATTTGGATAATGCTAAGACACAATTCAGTTCATTCACCAGACATCAGTGATAGCAGTTAGTCGATCACACAGACCTCTTGCTTAACAGTTCTTGGATGGTGAGGTAAGCCCAAAGACGCTCAGTGTAGTCCCCAAAAATGTACTCCTGCTCAGGGTACAGTATGTCCCACTCCTGGGCACTGGCCTGGCCTTTGACAATAAAGTCCTCCTCAAACtaaaaagagagtgagggagtgagagagaagagaaagaggtaTTAGACacagagaaggagtgagagagaagcaTTAGTTGGGTTGAGCATTGTCCAATACTTGAGTCGCAATGCCCTTCAGGTGCAAAGAAAATATAATCTTTCTAAGCTTAGTATccgggtggtgtgttgtgttgtgcctgTCTGTTCCTCACCCCATGTGCAAACACCTCCACCAGGAAGTTATCCAGGCTATAGTCAGTGAGCCGGCCAGCTACCACGATCTCTGAGCCGTTGAACAGCTGCTTGTAGTGACTGGTAGTCAGAGAGTTCACCAGGTTGTCAGGGTAACGCAGGTCCACCTCGGAGAGGAGGGGGCTGGCCACTTCCTCATAGAAACCCTGGGACACAAATGCACACATCACCAAGTAATTTGTCTATTGCAATTTTTGACAGTACATTATCAATAATACCAAAACGTAGGATCGATATAAGACCTCGACCTACATAGTTTCGTCTGTCCTGTGACGCTCCCCATAAGTGATATGGTCAAACCAGAAAGACACAGAAAAGTGACTATTGTGAGATTTGGGACAGAGCCCTGGTTCACACCTGAAGCTGGACGGTGGCATCAGAGCCCTCATAGATCCTTCGGGCCAGTCCCTTGTTTTGTCTAGACATCACATCCAGAAAGGAGTAGTCCACATCATCCCCAAAGcccagacagaacagagtcatGTTCCCACCCATAGCAAGAAGGACATTCTCCTGAATCTGTGGTACAGAAGACTCtcctgtacacaaacacacatggcaTGTACCATGACCTTACTGGCTGGATCTAATATAGAGCAATACATCAGATGGCTACTTCAACGTTAAAATGGCAGTCCCAACCAAATAAGTAAGATCAGAAGGGAAGGAAACCTGTACGCACCTGAGTTGGGCATTCCATCTGTCATTAAGATAACCATAGACACACTCCTCTCCGGGACCTTCTTGTCTCGTTTGCCTTTCATTATCATGTCCACAGCTTTCATCACAGCATCATTTATATTAGTGGCTAAAAGGAGAACACCAAAAATCAATCCAGGTGTTatcaaaaataaatatttgaTAGACATAATTTTGTAACATAAATGCACCTCACTCAGTTTTATCATACTGCTTGCCCAAGTGTTGTACTGCCATAGTTTTACTACTAAAGTCCTACTGACAGAAACATCATTAATGATCTATCTCTGTAAGTCACCCTGTTCCCATTAAACACAATGACTCACTTCCCAAATCAGTTATTCCCTGGATAAATTGTTGGGCTTCAGACACATTTTCCTTGGTGGCCTTGGTAAGAGATTCCTTCCATGTTGAGATGCTAGAGTCAAATAGGACAATGCCGAAGTAGTCGTCCTCAGCCAGGTCATTCAGGATGGCCAGCATAGCTTCCTTTGTCTACGAGGGATCAAAGGCTCTCAGGTCAATCTGAACATGAACTACAATTACAGCACTGCAACCAAGTGATATGTTTCCTGCATCCTTCTCTCTTTCATCTTCTCTgatatttctttctttcattctctcagACACACGGTTTCTCTCTTACCTGCTTCATTTTGATTCCGCTCATTGACCCACTCCTATCGATCACAAACACCACATTTTTTGGAACTCGGGGTAAGTCCGAAGGCGCAAAGAAGTGCACAAAGTACCCATTCACTATCTGAAAAATACATACAATGAATATCATTATGACATGAACACCCTGAATtgatggaattgaccccaatacTGATTCTATATTATATTCAACACAGCTGACTTGGATGTCACCGATGGTCTCAGCTCGGTTCACGTCATATTTGATGAAGAAATCCCCGTCAATCAGGGTGCCTTCACAACCCAGGCACTTCCTCTGCTGGTCCAGTGTTGGGCAGAATGAGATGTGTGCCTGAGTGAGTGAGGGCAATATAGttaaacacaaaacaacacagacAAATAGTATTCATCTCTTTCGGAGGATATGTTCCACATGCAGTTGTTTCATAGAACAGAACCGCATCATATACCTTTTTGTCGCTGACTGTTTTCTCCACCAGGGGGAGAAGCTCGTTGGAGATGAAGGTTCCATAGGCCTCCAGGAAGGCAATGCCGTGGGGTTCATAGATATCTGCCACAATCTGTCACAGAGACATGAACAGGACTGATGAGACACAGGACTGAGGAGTCAAGATGATGACAAGATGTTTTGGGGTATAGGGTGTGAACATCTACAGACCTCAAAGTGCTGAACCAGCTGCTTGGGTTTGACCCGGGTCATGATCTCGTATTGGCCCAGTTTACGCTGAAGCAACTCCTCGTGGGTCAAAATGAAGGTGACGTTACTATTGGCCGCGATGTTCACAGACACAGTGAACTTCTCCATCTTCCTCCCTGATGCCCTAGAGTACACAAACACAGGCCCAGTAGGAGGGCAATCACATTTTACACAGACCCAGTAGGAGGGCAATCACATTttaaacaaaacacacaaacacaggcccaGTAGGAGGGCAATCACATTTTACACAGGCCCAGTAGGAGGGCAATCACATTttaaacaaaacacacaaacacaggcccaGTAGGAGGGCAATCACATTTTACACAGGCCCAGTAGGAGGGCAATCACATTttaaacaaaacacacaaacacaggcccaGTAGGAGGGAAATCACATTTGCAACAAAACACAGGCTGTGATGAAAGAGAATAGGAGTGCCTGGTGTAATGGAAACACGTTTGTACACTCCTCATTGCCCTGGTCCACTCACTTGACCAGTCCTGCAGTCTGCCCTGTGGAAACAGCTTTCTGATACTGCTTCTTggctttctccttctccttcaccTCGCCCGTGTACGTCTGACCCTCTATCTCCCTGagatacacaaacacagtcattcaaacaaacaaacagaaacacataTATCTGCACTCACACGCaggtatacacacatacaaacacacacatacacacacagcgcAGAGTAGCAGTCCTATGGATTGGTGTTATCATTTCTAGACATAACGTGGCTTCTACACACGCCATGGGTGCTGACTGACATGCTGAAGTTGGTGATGAAGGCGGTCTTGGGCAGATCCACCTCGAAGAACACTTCCTGAGAGGAGTTGGCCTTGTTCAGAGCACTGGAGGTTATGACCGTGTGAGCAAAACGAGAAGCGACCTTACAGTCCACCTTTACACTGTACACCTCCAcctgagagagtaagagagaaagtaagagagagagaggatgagagacagggagagagtgaaagaaaggagaaagaaaCAGAAGGGTTTTGAAATGTTTGCTTGACTGTCTAATGTGCCTATAAAACGTTCACACACTttctcaaaatgtattttcctgtTACAGCTGAATAGTGTGAAGTAAGCTGCATTGACTACAAGATTACTGCCAAAACAAATGATTACCGCTGTACTCTTGTGAAAAACATTAACTCAGTGTTTCCAGTAGAAAGATGAGTCAATCTGGGTGAGCGAAGGCACGTATTTCTAGTGTTGAATATAGTGGTGGCAATGCATGATCATCACAAATAGAACGTAAATATTGTGATTTCCTTACCTCCGCATTATCTGTACTtcttttctgtaaaaaaaaaaaagaataacatTTAGACACAGTATTATAAAAAATACGTTTCTTACAGAGCAAACTGTACGACTTAGACATGTTTTACTTTTCAAGTGGCTGAAACTTCTAGGTGCCAATGATACTGTTGTGTTTACAGAAATAGAGAGTAGTTTAACCGTGGCAAAGAGCAAAGGATTTCCTCAAATATTTACTCAACCACGTTCTCAAAGATCTGTTTTTGGGAAAATACAAATAACAATATATTCATCAGATTCATCAGGTATCATCAGATTCATCAGGTATCATCAGATTCATCAGGTATCATCAGATTCATCAGGTATCATCAGATTCATCAGGTATCATCAGATGCATCAGGTATCATCAGATGCATCAGGTATCATCAGATTCATCAGGTATCATCAGATTCATCAGGTATCATCAGATTCATCAGGTATCATCAGATTCATCAGGTATCATCAGATTCATCAGGTATCATCAGATTCATCAGGTATCATCAGATTCATCAGGTATCATCAGATTCACCACTGGGTGGTCAAGAGTAGAAGTCTGACAGATTCTGCAACAGATTCCTGTTTTGGATTTGTGTCAGACAGGTTTATGTCGATGCTGAGCTACCTTTAGTAGCCGTGTAGCACCATCAGAGCCCTGGGATACAAAGCACAAGGGAGAAGTTTGAATTTAGGGTCAGAACGTCAAACTAATTTAACACCTCATAGTCTAATTCATTGTAAAGCATAAACATATTGGCATGAATAAAAATGGATTGATGTACACAGGAGCATGCACAGACACCCACACCCACATACACGAAAGCAGACCAGATATGAATCAAAGTAGAGATGTGTTGACAGAAAAGTAGAAACGGTACAGATACACATCAAGTAAATAGAGTAACAGTAGAGTATATCAGGAGGGGTGAGATGtagtaacagaacagtatagcaggaGGGGTGAGATGTAGTAAGAGTAGAGTATAGCAGGAGGGGTGAGATGtagtaacagaacagtatagcaggaGGGgtgagatgtagtaacagtagattatAGCAGGAGGGgtgagatgtagtaacagtagagtaTAGCAGGAGGGTTGAGATGTAGTAACAGGACAGTATAGCAGGAGGAgtgagatgtagtaacagtagattatAGCAGGAGGGgtgagatgtagtaacagtagattatAGCAGGAGGGGTGAGATGTAGTAACAGGACAGTATAGCAGGAGGGgagagatgtagtaacagtagattatAGCAGGAGGGgtgagatgtagtaacagtagagtatagcaggaggggagagatgtagtaacagggcagtatagcaggaggggagagatgtagtaacagtagattatAGCAGGAGGGgtgagatgtagtaacagtagattatagcaggaggggagagatgtagtaacagtagagtaTAGCAGGAGGGgtgagatgtagtaacagtagattataacaggaggggagagatgtagtaacagtagattatAGCAGGAGGGGAGAGATGTAGTAACAGGACAGTATAGCAGGAGGGGAGAGATGTAGTAACACTAGATTATAGCAGGAGGGAGTGATGTAGTAACAGGACAGTATAGCAGGAGGGgagagatgtagtaacagtagattatagcaggaggagagagatgtagtAACAGGACAGTATAGCAGGAGGGgagagatgtagtaacagtagattatAGCAGGAGGGGAGAGATGTAGTAACAGGACAGTATAGCAGGAGGGGAGAGATGTAGTAACAGGACAGTATAGCAGGACGGgtgagatgtagtaacagtagagtaTAGCAGTTGGGgtgagatgtagtaacagtagattatagcaggaggggagagatgtagtaacagtagattatAGCAGGAGGGGTGAGATGTAGTAACAGGACATTATAGCAGGAGGGgagagatgtagtaacagtagattataacaggaggggagagatgtagtaacagtagagtatagcaggaggggagagatgtagtaacagtagattatagcaggaggggagagatgtagtaacagtagtgTATAGCAGGAGGGgtgagatgtagtaacagtagattatAACAGGAGGGgtgagatgtagtaacagtagattatagcaggaggggagagatgtagtaacagtagattataacaggaggggagagatgtagtaacagtagattatAGCAGGAGGGgtgagatgtagtaacagtagagtatagcaggaggggagagatgtagtaacagtagattatagcaggaggggagagatgtagtaacagtagagtatagcaggaggggagagatgtagtaacagtagattatAACAGGAGGGgtgagatgtagtaacagtagattatAACAGGAGGGGAGAGACGTAGTAACAGTAGATTATAACAGGAGGGgagagatgtagtaacagtagattgtaacaggaggggagagatgtagtaacagtagattatagcaggaggggagagatgagagatgtagtAACAGGACAGTATAGCAGGAGGGGGAGATGGCAGCAGGGgtgagatgtagtaacagtagagtaTAGCAGGAGGTgagagatgtagtaacagtagagtaTAGCAGGAGGGgtgagatgtagtaacagtagagtaTAGCAGGAGGTgagagatgtagtaacagtagagtaTAGCAGGAGGGgtgagatgtagtaacagtagagtaTAGCAGGTgagagatgtagtaacagtagaatATAGCAGGAGGGGAGAGATGTAACAGTAGAGTAAATACAGCAGATGTAGGCTCTTAATTAGAGCCCTATAGCTACACCAGGAAAATAATCCcgcaggaaatgtgaattattatgtggattgtaaTTCACAGATATTTTTTGTaggagttgatacatttttcttaagggaaaatcaagtctgacactTCAAAGTGGAAATTGTAAACTTCCGAAGCCTTTTACAACCTCACAAACAATACAAGTTTAACATGTCCTGAAGTGCAGTAAGTCCTCCTGCAACAGGGGGGGGATCAAATTGAGAACCTGCATCTTTATAGTAACAATGAAGAGTCAGTCACCTGTGGTGTGGAATCATCCTGTGAGATAACCAGAGCTCCATGCGACAGAGCCGGGAGAAagacacatcccaatagcagcaGCACAGTCCACACTCCAGACATGACCAAACTGCAGCTGAACACCGACTTCACTGCTTAGAAAACTCAACCCTTTCCTACCGCCCAGCTCAAAGCAGAAGTGTCAGAGTGTGTGCGTTTGTCTGCTTTTATACTGGCGCAATGACCAGAAGACCTGACCTCAGCGTGGCAGGAGGCCCGAGGTGTGTGTAGATCTGTGTTCTTGTATGCCTCTAGGGATTTGTGTCAGCGTGTTTACATATATTTGTTTGTCTGTCCACATAGCCTACTCTCTCTACCtactgtagtaaaaaaaaaaagcaactgAACATTTGAGGTTGCTTTTTATTCTGACTGCGTGGAATCTGGTAAGCACAAAAAGTAAATAAGTTAGTTTTTGTAAGAGCTGTTATTCAACAAGTATGGACTTCATTCTATCGGTCAATACAACACCAGGCCACTACAACCACTCCTTGTCCAATTTTTGTTAGTTCTGTTGCCAAACCAAGTTTCTGAGAAGGCTCTATCCTAACTGGTCAGTGGAGTGGCCTTTGACCAGAGAAGTGTTTGCCTCTCCACTCTGTGCATATTCCTTTGCATGCCAATGGGCTATTCCCAGAATACATTGCAATTCAGCAAAACTAAAATCAATACACACCGAAGTCCTGTATTCACCACACATTGCTCCCACTGGTACAGTATTGTATGTGTATTCCCGTTCTCACTCATTACCAAAGAAGTCTGTACATACATGTAGAGCAGGTATATGTTCCCTCACTGAGGGGTTGATTGCAAAATGCTAAGAAAATGTGTAATTTTGTTGACTCATGGAGGGTAGAGCTGGAGATACATATACTTGGACCACCATATCAAGGAGGGCTCTGTGTGCCCAATACTGAAGCCTCATTCAGACCAGAGGGGTATACCAATAATCTTGCTAATGTACTCAAGCTTTTCGGAATTGAGCTAGTTTCAGTTAGTTACACAATCCAGATCAGGCTTCATCCATGTTACGAAGGTAGATATTGATTGTGCACCCGCCACACTTGTAACTGTGTGTGCATGTCGCACATGGCTAATCGAATgccaaactcttcattgagacaatgctgaaacataaATTCCTGGCCGAGTCAGTACCCCGTTTTTTATTGATGCTGAAATCAAAATGAAAGAATAACATGCAAATTCATCAGGCTTTGATGTGAAATGGCCTAGTGTTGTCTTTCTTCACAAATTGTTAAtttggtgtgcttatcaatgcacaagTCCCTTTTCTCCCCCCACTActcagtggcgtgtattcatgggtGCCAAGAGAAACCAGTGTTCCGCAAAAAAACATAAAATTATGTATCTTTTGTCTCTCAGTGTTTCatcattttccttcaattcgaAAGCATCCGAGCGATCTAAACAGcacccatctgtctctctacgtgtaggccatctatctgatgatgtctggtccaaacgagtgtgacgaccctcccactctgtctgccgaattctttctctttgctcttgttttccttataaGCATGTCGGTGGGCGGAGCCAGGAGGGTTGTCAGcaaaatgggacacacctgggccaTGTTGTGTCCCGGGATGAATACACCTTTTTCCtattcattgaggagactctctccctgtagacacagtttGATTTTGGTTTGTTTTCTTGGGCATCTATAcacgcaaccactcacttacacacaccattgttaattgtatatacagttgaagttggaagtttacatacacttaggttggagtcgtttttcaaccactccacaaatctccaaaatctactttgtgcatgacacaagtaattttttccaacaattgtttcacaaagattaattcactgtatcacaattccagtgggtcagaagtttacgtacactaaattgactgtgcctttaaacagcttggaaaatcccagaaaagaatatggctttagaagcttctgataggctaattgacataatttgagtcaattggaggtgtacctgtggatgtatttcaaggcctaccttcaaactcagtgcctctttgcttgacatcatgggaaaatcaaaagaaatcagccaagacctcagaaaaaattttgtagacctccacaagtctggttcctcattgggagcaatttccaaatgccagaaggtaccacgttcatctgtacaaacaatagtacgcaggtataaacaccatgggaccacgcagctgtcataccgctcaggaaggagacgcgttctgtctcctagagatgaatgtactttgctgcgaaaagtgcaaatcaatcttgtgaagatgttggaggaaacaggtacaaaagtatatatcgacataacctgaaaggccgctcagcaaggaagaagccactgctccaaaaccaccataaaaaagccagactacggtttgcaactgcacatggggacaaagattgtactttttggagaaatgtcctctggtctgatgaaacaaaaatatggccataatgaccatcgttatgtttggaggaaaaagggggaggcttgcaagccgaacaccatcccaaccgtgaagcacgggggtggcagcatcatgttatgagggtgctttgctgcaggatggactggtgcacttcataaaatagatggcatcatgaggcaggaaaattatgtggatatatggaagcaacatctcaagacatcagtcaggaagttaaagcttggtcgcaaatgggtcttccaaatagacaatgaccccaagcatacttccaaagttgtggcaaaatggcttaaggacaacaaagtcaaggtatattTCTTTGACTTGCGGCAACTCTtggtggttctaaatcaatagtttagTGTCAAATAGTTGTTTAAAGGCAAACATTAacttgcctgaccactctgtaggtcatgtatgttactgtacatgcaatatgctttgtggacttcacaggacagaggttgctatccggttttgtgataaaacaaaggtgtggttttATTTTGCCACCGTTTTCttgtctctgcctttaggcctatatatcacggcaTACGaattaacaggttatagagcaaacaatgcaattatcacaacacagttgTAATATGGCTATCGATACAATTGTATTAAGTCATACAAAAGTTTCAAATGCATCCTGTCATATTGCATTTCAATactataattttttaaaactcaCATTTGATTAATAAAATACTTAAAATCAGTCATCTGCCCCAAAATATGTTTCAGGAGAATGAAGGGATGATGGCGCACTCTTTGCGGCAATTGCTGGAGGGAACTAAATTTGATTGGTCCTTAACTTACAGCTCAAACATTTCATGATAAATGAAGTTAGCCCTGAGTTAGACTGCTCTGGGGAAGGTTATCTCTGAAGGATTCGTTCCCATATACATTTAGCAGGTTGGCATGTCATGAAACTTGTGCTGGAGGCAGCTCTACAGAGTCAGTCATAAAACCTGATTGTAAACCTCATACACACATAACCTTAATGCCTAATCATACATTTTTAtgatagccaattttgactttgcagctggcccatctagcagaAATAATTTAGTTCTGCCTCCAGTGTAAGATTCATTACAATAAACGTTAACCTGTAGAAATTTgcctggctaaaaggtgagccactttcATGTCACCGGATCGGTTATCCCGAGTTGAGCTCAGAGCTGACCAAAGTTCGCTCACTATCTCCTATGTCTAGATTCAAGCCAGATCTGGCccgtatgtttgacacccctACTTTTACATGACCTTGTCCACGTGTTTAAGACGCTAATCTTGTAGTAACAACATTGTAGTGTAGTAATGGTGACACTGCAATATTTTTTAACACTCCAAACAATGGGATACAGAATTAATAAGCAGGGAAGTCATTCATTTGTTTATAAAAACATAAGACAAATATTTCAGCATTTACAATTTGAGCAACTTCATAGTAAGGTCAACCCAAACATGAAAAACTAGCTTATTTCCTAATTAAACTTTCATATTTAGAGAAAATATTAACCATATTTTCGCTACACccccaataacatctgcaaaatatgtgaccaataaaattctATTTGAATGTGTGTATTTTAAAGTAAAGACTACATTTGGCCTTTATATTTGCCAAATTTAATGTTACTACAAAGTAGGCTACAAAGTCTCAAAATAAGTATTTTCAGTCAACCATATTTCATAGCCTTTGGTAATGGCTCACAGAACTTGTTTTGGTACTAACATCTGTCCCTCTGTTTCTGACAAGCCGGAAGGTTAATGAAACACATTTTTGTCCTTTGATTGATAGTATAGAATTCTACAGTCTAGTGAAGATAGAATGCTGATTTGGACAGGCAGTGTCACAACTGTAATGTTTTTGAGGAAAGGTTGTTATTGTGGACATGTTTTGAGTATGATTTTACAAACTTTCTGTGCAAAGCTAACTTCATCAAGGGCTTATGTGATGTATAATTGGTTTCCTTCCTGTAGGTACTCGTTCTAAGCGTAATGAATGTGACCGTTACAGACACGTCATAACATGATCAATGGCATGATCATAACATGATCAGTCAGCATTGCTGCGTAAGGCAATCATGATAGCACTTTCATTTCTACCTGATCAGTCAACTATGTGAGACATTTTGTTTTTCATTGTGTGTGCAAATATCACATCCATGATGCTGGAATTTCCCTTAATTCTCAATCAATCATAAACAGTCATCATACAGTATGAACAAACCCTACTATGAACAACCTGCTCAAAAAGAGATGGGCCTATTTCCGTGCTGAAAATGGAAAAACAGGTATCAAACCATTCAATAACAGCAAGGTTTGGCTTCTTCATTGCCGTTTGTCCATTGATGCGTCTGTCCCGTCTCTCCTCTAGACTCTAGCGCAGTGATGATAGCCAACACTCCACACTGGACGGCTCTACTTGCCAAAGATGCTGGCTCCTGGGGCTTTAGGCTTCTCCAGTACAGTCTCTCCTCCAGACTTCACCCCACTGAACACTGAGGGAGCCACCTTTCCCATACGCTCTGTGGATGGACAGAGACAAGGCTGTGAGCGAAGATAGTGTGGCGTGCCAAGCACTACCACAGAAACatgacgcaacacacacacacacactgacaaatcTATATACTGAAATGTGTCTATAATCTTTAGAAGAagtgctgtagttg from Oncorhynchus clarkii lewisi isolate Uvic-CL-2024 chromosome 7, UVic_Ocla_1.0, whole genome shotgun sequence includes the following:
- the LOC139413398 gene encoding inter-alpha-trypsin inhibitor heavy chain H3-like, whose product is MSGVWTVLLLLGCVFLPALSHGALVISQDDSTPQGSDGATRLLKKRSTDNAEVEVYSVKVDCKVASRFAHTVITSSALNKANSSQEVFFEVDLPKTAFITNFSMEIEGQTYTGEVKEKEKAKKQYQKAVSTGQTAGLVKASGRKMEKFTVSVNIAANSNVTFILTHEELLQRKLGQYEIMTRVKPKQLVQHFEIVADIYEPHGIAFLEAYGTFISNELLPLVEKTVSDKKAHISFCPTLDQQRKCLGCEGTLIDGDFFIKYDVNRAETIGDIQIVNGYFVHFFAPSDLPRVPKNVVFVIDRSGSMSGIKMKQTKEAMLAILNDLAEDDYFGIVLFDSSISTWKESLTKATKENVSEAQQFIQGITDLGTTNINDAVMKAVDMIMKGKRDKKVPERSVSMVILMTDGMPNSGESSVPQIQENVLLAMGGNMTLFCLGFGDDVDYSFLDVMSRQNKGLARRIYEGSDATVQLQGFYEEVASPLLSEVDLRYPDNLVNSLTTSHYKQLFNGSEIVVAGRLTDYSLDNFLVEVFAHGFEEDFIVKGQASAQEWDILYPEQEYIFGDYTERLWAYLTIQELLSKRETGTAEEKRNATAQALEMSLQYSFVTPLTSMVVTKPETDEEPEGPLIADKLTEDERQKAQRFGHFVPQLMSNAWTHSRISPTNFVDGDPHFMIELPEQEDALCFNIDDRPGTIFNLVRDQLAGILVNGQTIGDKKVAPDGKVNTYFGRFGIVHQGLGVRLEVTTHDITVSQDGKQAKLFWSDTASLKGANMDLQVTKDRSLTVTLRDSVRFVVILHKVWKQHPYHQDYLGFYTLDSHLLSPSVHGLLGQFYHGVQFEVKDMRPGEVPEKPDATMLVKGQELTVTRGWQRDFRWDVKNGENIPCWFIHSNGNGLIDGNHTDYIMSGLFKTV